A segment of the Nitrospirota bacterium genome:
TGCTGCCCGACAGAGCGGTATAAAGTTCTATCTGCCGGTTGACTGTGTAGTTGCACCCAGTATGGAACCTGGCGCAGAAACAATGATAGTCACTGTGCAGGAGGTACCGAAGGACTGGAAGGCGCTGGATATAGGGCCCGCATCAGTTAAGCTATTTACAGAGGCAATAGCCAATGCAAGGACTATATTATGGAATGGGCCAATGGGGGTGTTTGAGATTGATGCATTTTCGCGAGGCACATTCGCCGTGGCTCACGCTGTAGCAGAGTCATATGCACTTACTATCGTAGGCGGAGGTGACACGGCAAATGCCGTGGACAAGGCGAGGGAGTCGGAAAATATGTCATTCATATCAACAGGCGGAGGGGCAGTTCTCCAGATGCTTGAGGGAAAGCCGTTGCCTGGTATTATGGCCCTTGATGACAGGGAAACAACTTCGGTGTAGAGATGGCCTTTATGGACTGCCGGGAGATAAGACTTGCGTAAACATGTGATAGCTGCAAACTGGAAGATGAATAAGACAATATCCGAGGCGTTGCAATTTGTGTCTGATTTCAGAAAAATGCTCAGGGATACACCTGTAAATAATGTGGATATCATCTTATCTCCGGCTTTTACTGCTATTAATGCCATATCAGATGCAGTAAAAAGTGGTGGCAATATTGATGTTGCAGCGCAGGATCTTTACTGGGAGGAGAAGGGGGCCTATACAGGTGAAATCTCGGCAGCGATGCTTGCCGATTGCGGGTGCAAATATGTCATAGTAGGGCATAGTGAGAGAAGACAGCTTTTTGGTGAAACGGATGAACAGATTAGCAAAAAGATAAGGCGAGCAATTTACTCAGGGCTCAGGCCCCTGTTTTGTGTCGGAGAATCACTCCAACAGAGGGAAGATGACGAGACATTCCGTATTATCAGGAATCAGGTTGAAAAGGGGGTTGATGGTTTAAGCGAAGAGGCTGTGAGTAGCCTGCTGATTGCCTATGAGCCTGTTTGGGCAATAGGGACAGGCAAAAACGCAACTTCAGAACAGGCAGCGGAGGTTCATGGATTTATAAGGTCTATATTAAGAGAGACTTACGGCAGGAGTGTATCTGAGACCGTCAGGATACTATACGGCGGGAGTGTGACGCCTGAAAATGCAGGCGGACTGATAAGGCAACCCGACATTGATGGTGCTCTTGTCGGAGGCGCAAGCCTTAAAGCCGATTCATTCTTTAAGATTATTTCGAGCGCAGCTGTTAATTAATGTGTACTGGTAAGGGGGCAAAGTGACAATATTTCTTGTAATTATTCACATAATAGTATCTGTATTCCTCATTGGGGTGGTTTTGCTCCAAAGGGGAAAAGGGGCGGATATGGGTGCTGCCTTTGGAGGCGCATCAAGCCAGAGTGTTTTCGGCAGCCGCGGTCCGGGAAGTTTTTTAAGTAAACTTACGACGATCGCTGCAGTTATCTTTATATTAACATCTTTTTCCCTTGCCTTTGTAGGCAGTGACAAGGGTGGTTCATCTGTAATACCGGAACAATCACAGGCGCCTGCAATGCCTCAGTCTGTTGAACCAATGCCGCAATCAGGCGCTCCGGCATCAGCGCCAGGCTCGCCTGCAAAGACTGCTGTAATGCCGCCTGCATCATCCGGGTCTGAGTCCTCACCGACCGCACCAGCAAGGAAGTAGCAGTTTACTTAAAGATTTTCTATCGCATATCCGACAACAATTCTGCCAATTTGCCAGTATGATCCAACTAACTTAATATACAGGAGGGCGGTAGGATGTTTCTAAAGAAAATGAAAATCAAGACTCGTCTTTTGGCTGGTTTCACAATTGCATTATCACTTTTTGTAATAAGCGGGGTCATAACTGTTGTTCTTTTGCATAAGTCTGACAACAATGTGAAAACTGTTAAAGATAAGAGCCTGCCATACGCCCTTATTGCAAAAGACATAGCCTTTGATGTCGTGCAGGTTCAGCAATTTCTTACGGATGCGTCTGCAACCCGGGATAAAGAGGTTTTCAAGGAAGCAGAGGCATTTGCAGTTAAATTCAGGCAGGATGTCGCTAAATTCAAGGATATGTACAGGGCAGAAAATGATCAGGTATCTGTTATGAAGATGGAAGACCTTGAGTCTTCATTTGTCAGATACTATGACACCGGCAAGAAAATGGCCAATGCCTATATCAATGAAGGCATTGAAGCTGGCAATATAATAATGGATGAATTTGATAAAACGAGTGAGGCAATTACGGCAAGTGTTGATGAATTTGTCAAACAGCAGTCAGATGAAGTTATTGAAATGACCAGCAATGTCGAGGATTCTATAGATTTGATCATAACGGTTCTTTTGATAATATCTGTGGTGTCAATTGCTGCAGGCGTTTTTACCGCATGGTACATAACATCAAGTATAGTTAACCCGTTAGGTAAGGCAGTAAGCGTTTCAAATTCTATTGCCAATGGAGATCTTTCTGTAAAGATCGAATATGACAACAATGATGAAACAGGTCAGCTGCTCCATTCAATGGAAAATATGGTGAATAGCCTCAAGAAACTTATTTCAGACATGAAGTCGACATCAGATAACATGGCCTCTGCAAGCGAACAATTGAGCGCAAGTTCAGAGCAGATGTCCAAAGGGGTAATTTCCCAGTCAGACAGGTCTACACAGATAGCCTCTGCTGCGCACGAAATGGCTCAGACTGTCGTCGAAATAGCAAGGAATGCATCAAGCATCGCAACGTCCGCCAGTGATACGGCAAAGGTAGCCAGGGAGGGAGAAAATATTGTTGACAAGTCGGTTTCAGAGGTAAAGGATATTGCTTCAACAATGAGTGAGTCGTCAAAGTTAATGGTTTCTCTCGGTGAAAGGTCCAAACAGATCGGCGACATTATCAGGGTAATAAGTGAGATTGCAGATCAGACCAATCTGCTTGCGTTAAATGCGGCCATCGAGGCGGCGCGCGCGGGTGAGCAGGGCAAAGGCTTTGCAGTTGTTGCTGATGAAGTAAGAAAACTCGCGGAGAGAACGGCCAAGGCCACATCAGAAATTGGTTCCATGATAGGAGCAATCCAGGATGAAGTGCAAAAGAGCGTTACATCAATGGATGAGGTAAAAAAGATGGTCGGGACAGGCGTGGAATTTTCCACTCAGACAGGAGAGGCCCTGCAGAAGATCGTAGCAGCGGTAAGCGAACTCCAGATTATGGTTCAGCAGATAGCCTCGGCAACAGAGGAGATGTCTGCCACATCCGAGCAGATCAGCGGGGATATAATGGCAGTAGCAAATATCTCCAAAGAGACATCTACAGGCTCGGAGCATATAGCAGAGGCATCTTCAGAGGTTGCCAGACTCGCCTCACGACTTCTTCAGATGGGCGGGCAATTCAAGATATGATCTTATCGGTTACAGCTTCATGTGCGGGTCTATGGCATCCCGGATGCCCTCGCCAAGGAGATTGTAAGATAGGACAGTAATGAGTATTGCAAGACCGGGAAATACGGACAACCACCATGCAATCTCTATATTGTCTTTGCCTATAGTAAGTATATTGCCCCAGCTTGCCTCAGGCGGCTGAACGCCAATGCCGAGGAAGCTTAACGCAGACTCTGTCAGGATGGCGCCTGCGACCCCGAGTACTGCAGATACAAGCACAGGGGCCATGGAGTTGGGAAGGATATGCCTGAAGATTATCCTGAGGTCCCCCGAGCCTATAGCCCTTGCAGACTGAGCAAATTCCCTCTCCTTAACTGACAGAAATTCTGCCCGTACAAGCCTTGTTACACCCATCCATGATGTAAGACCGATTACAATCATTATGTTGCTTATCCCAGGCTCAAGAAAGGCGATGACTGCCAGTAACAGGAAGAATGTCGGAATTGAGAGCATAATATCCACAAATCTCATTATGACGCGATCGGTCCAGCCTCCGTAATATCCTGTAATCGCCCCAAGTATTACACCAATGAATGTGGAAATACCCACTGCCACAAATCCTACTGATAAAGAGATTCGTGATCCCCAGATGATGCGGCTCAGGATATCCCGGCCCAGGTCATCAGTACCAAACGGATGTGTAAAGCCGGGTGGTTCGAGGATATTAAGTACATTGATTGTATTTGGATCATAGGGTGTAATGGCCGGCGCCAATATTGCTATTGTAAAAAGACATGCAACGATAAAACCGCCGAGTAATGCGAGTTTGTTCTTTTTAAAACGCATCCAAAAAGATATTATCATTGGTCAACTTACCTGTTTCTGATTCTTGGGTCTGCCAGGGCATAACCGGTATCTGCAAGCATATTGCCTATTAAGGTTAATACAGCGCCAATTGTTAAAACTCCCATAATTAGCGGATAATCCCTCGTCATGACTGACATGTAAAACAATTGCCCCATGCCTGGAATGGCAAAAATGGTCTCAAATATCACACTTCCGCCGATAAGCCCTGGTACTGACAGTCCAAGGATTGTAATAACCGGCAGGAGGGCATTTCTCATTGCATGCTTATATATTACAACCCGCTCGGAAAGTCCCTTGGCCCGCGCAGTAGTGATATAATCAGCCCTTATCACCTCAAGCATGTTGCTTCTCATGTATCGTGACATACCCGCCAGACCGCCAAATGCCTCAAGCAATACAGGGAGGATCAGGTGACTTGCCATATCCAGGAATTTTCCGCCTGTAGTCAGACTGTCATAATTCAATGATTTAATGCCGGATATGGGAAGCCAGTCCAGGTAAACTCCAAACAGAATCATAAGGAGGAGGGCAAGCCAGAAGGTTGGCATGGCAAAGCCGACGAAGACAGTAATGGTAGAGATTTTGTCATAAAGTG
Coding sequences within it:
- a CDS encoding triose-phosphate isomerase — encoded protein: MRKHVIAANWKMNKTISEALQFVSDFRKMLRDTPVNNVDIILSPAFTAINAISDAVKSGGNIDVAAQDLYWEEKGAYTGEISAAMLADCGCKYVIVGHSERRQLFGETDEQISKKIRRAIYSGLRPLFCVGESLQQREDDETFRIIRNQVEKGVDGLSEEAVSSLLIAYEPVWAIGTGKNATSEQAAEVHGFIRSILRETYGRSVSETVRILYGGSVTPENAGGLIRQPDIDGALVGGASLKADSFFKIISSAAVN
- the secG gene encoding preprotein translocase subunit SecG; the protein is MTIFLVIIHIIVSVFLIGVVLLQRGKGADMGAAFGGASSQSVFGSRGPGSFLSKLTTIAAVIFILTSFSLAFVGSDKGGSSVIPEQSQAPAMPQSVEPMPQSGAPASAPGSPAKTAVMPPASSGSESSPTAPARK
- a CDS encoding methyl-accepting chemotaxis protein, with product MFLKKMKIKTRLLAGFTIALSLFVISGVITVVLLHKSDNNVKTVKDKSLPYALIAKDIAFDVVQVQQFLTDASATRDKEVFKEAEAFAVKFRQDVAKFKDMYRAENDQVSVMKMEDLESSFVRYYDTGKKMANAYINEGIEAGNIIMDEFDKTSEAITASVDEFVKQQSDEVIEMTSNVEDSIDLIITVLLIISVVSIAAGVFTAWYITSSIVNPLGKAVSVSNSIANGDLSVKIEYDNNDETGQLLHSMENMVNSLKKLISDMKSTSDNMASASEQLSASSEQMSKGVISQSDRSTQIASAAHEMAQTVVEIARNASSIATSASDTAKVAREGENIVDKSVSEVKDIASTMSESSKLMVSLGERSKQIGDIIRVISEIADQTNLLALNAAIEAARAGEQGKGFAVVADEVRKLAERTAKATSEIGSMIGAIQDEVQKSVTSMDEVKKMVGTGVEFSTQTGEALQKIVAAVSELQIMVQQIASATEEMSATSEQISGDIMAVANISKETSTGSEHIAEASSEVARLASRLLQMGGQFKI
- a CDS encoding ABC transporter permease, translating into MIISFWMRFKKNKLALLGGFIVACLFTIAILAPAITPYDPNTINVLNILEPPGFTHPFGTDDLGRDILSRIIWGSRISLSVGFVAVGISTFIGVILGAITGYYGGWTDRVIMRFVDIMLSIPTFFLLLAVIAFLEPGISNIMIVIGLTSWMGVTRLVRAEFLSVKEREFAQSARAIGSGDLRIIFRHILPNSMAPVLVSAVLGVAGAILTESALSFLGIGVQPPEASWGNILTIGKDNIEIAWWLSVFPGLAILITVLSYNLLGEGIRDAIDPHMKL
- a CDS encoding ABC transporter permease, translated to MIIYFAKRLLEMIPTIIGITLISFFIIHLAPGKPTDILAELNPKITPEAREKLEKYYGLDKPVIVQYGIWIKRLVKLDFGESFSTDKRPVWDKIKERLPVTILINVLSMALIILIAIPIGVSSATHQYSLYDKISTITVFVGFAMPTFWLALLLMILFGVYLDWLPISGIKSLNYDSLTTGGKFLDMASHLILPVLLEAFGGLAGMSRYMRSNMLEVIRADYITTARAKGLSERVVIYKHAMRNALLPVITILGLSVPGLIGGSVIFETIFAIPGMGQLFYMSVMTRDYPLIMGVLTIGAVLTLIGNMLADTGYALADPRIRNR